In Oncorhynchus clarkii lewisi isolate Uvic-CL-2024 chromosome 16, UVic_Ocla_1.0, whole genome shotgun sequence, one genomic interval encodes:
- the LOC139367703 gene encoding cation channel sperm-associated auxiliary subunit delta-like, with protein sequence MWRTHAQTIFLIIIIMSFLPFCTNEEASPGFPWSSTPKQDVERQDQSIRAPSATFLYSAKKRPVLVRSHCDNRLALYMGKWILITRALFEESATPLEYKGAGKLQGSVSSAAFVLDNLAIVIDGKLYLYSLTKGTWTPAQGVKSMVSTVSALQCCFSKDKACMDVSSCVLLYNLGSALDDQQVYMSSNGGNSFFNLPMAPKATEFIIGVFNMPTVSSIVAMLADNQRKFSFRHISGNRSVQTDNHPMRDPLSSIHVIQPAGMRGHLIIWSPHMLLYSPNHGIVIVPVYIMGEENATLPPPKVTILQVATDDNGAMAVLTSDGVLYYGRAGLEATTVRFASVIDLSKDNLMLFSDYGDLMMIQAREDLLLIGVDFDHKVIIVQQELTRTTPPVQSCPVEQFHSTFAGELFYIDMGSTVHLSAVYIPSPLCKFFPLVTVTESKLLSLDEKCVEDGITTEGTKKYRLDIELKQLFFMEAADGTLKPSSSLRKGSLSTVAVDLMGRNVSCKDFNPLKAHILIGCPPGKHTRVLKDITTCTKGTFTQEQLQDNFSYVIPKAVYDPQHLFRPGSASSDLHISYSITDYFCPLLVYHDTPWIPSLELWNGNEFVEQVSADFVMFEVNGMYNYQYLQSVEDAKCVSQPQNWTSLLSQQQYQPNPNTAWTRNNYKSCKDSDGPPLTDPEAQYQVLNMGTRNRVLFPNYNGMYVFRVIVVDPSYSYCMLTTTFSVYVYGAFPPHPLPSCVALGIFLAIFVVLLLIGFFLSKRNYKK encoded by the exons ATGTGGCGGACGCATGCCCAAACCATttttctaataataataataatgtcctTTTTGCCATTTTGTACCAATGAAGAAGCCAG TCCAGGTTTTCCGTGGTCTTCCACACCCAAACAAGATGTCGAAAGGCAGGATCAATCGATTCGAGCGCCATCTGCG ACATTCTTATATTCTGCGAAGAAACGACCAGTTCTGGTTCGAAGTCACTGCGACAATCGCCTGGCCTTGTACATGGG GAAGTGGATCCTCATTACCAGGGCATTATTTGAGGAATCAGCCACTCCACTCGAATATAAAGGGGCTGGT AAGCTTCAGGGGTCGGTGAGTTCAGCAGCTTTTGTGTTGGACAACCTTGCAATTGTGATCGACGGAAAGTTGTACTTATACTCTCTAACTAAAGGGACATGGACTCCTGCTCAAG GAGTGAAATCCATGGTGTCTACTGTATCTGCACTACAGTGCTGCTTCAGCAAAGACAAGGCCTGCATG GATGTGAGCTCTTGTGTTCTGCTGTACAATCTGGGGAGTGCTCTTGACGACCAACAGGTCTACATGTCCTCAAATGGAGGCAATTCCTTTTTTAACCTCCCTATGGCCCCCAAGGCAACG GAATTTATCATAGGGGTATTCAACATGCCCACTGTGTCAAGCATCGTGGCTATGTTAGCAGACAACCAAAGAAAG TTTTCTTTCCGGCACATTTCCGGAAATCGTTCGGTACAGACAGACAATCACCCCATGCGAGACCCGCTGTCCAGCATCCATGTGATCCAGCCAGCAGGCATGAGAGGCCATCTCATCATCTGGTCTCCACACATGCTGCTCTACTCACCCAACCATG GCATTGTGATTGTGCCAGTGTACATTATGGGAGAAGAGAATGCCACCCTCCCGCCTCCTAAAGTCACCATTTTACAGGTGGCAACAG ACGACAACGGTGCGATGGCTGTTCTCACCAGCGACGGGGTACTGTATTATGGCAGGGCTGGACTGGAGGCAACTACAGTAAGG TTTGCATCTGTCATTGACCTGTCCAAGGACAACCTGATGCTGTTCAGTGACTATGGGGACCTGATGATGATCCAAGCCCGTGAGGACCTGCTGCTTATAGGGGTGGACTTTGACCATAAGGTTATCATTGTCCAGCAGGAGCTAACACGTACCACACCACCCGTTCAGTCCTGCCCA GTGGAGCAGTTTCACAGCACGTTTGCAGGGGAGCTCTTCTACATCGACATGGGCAGCACCGTCCACTTGTCTGCTGTCTACATCCCATCACCTCTTTGCAAATTCTTCCCCCTG GTGACAGTTACAGAGTCTAAGCTTCTGTCCTTAGATGAGAAGTGTGTAGAGGACGGCATTACTACGGAGGGCACCAAGAAATACCGCCTG GACATTGAACTGAAGCAGTTGTTCTTTATGGAGGCAGCAGACGGAACCCTGAAGCCAAG TTCCAGTCTACGTAAAGGCAGCCTCTCCACAGTGGCAGTAGACCTGATGGGAAGAAACGTGTCCTGCAAAGACTTCAACCCCCTG AAAGCTCACATTCTCATTGGATGCCCTCCTGGAAAGCATACCCGAGTTCTTAA GGACATAACCACTTGCACTAAAGGCACGTTCACTCAAGAGCAGCTTCAGGACAACTTCTCTTACGTCATCCCCAA AGCTGTGTATGACCCTCAGCACCTGTTCCGGCCTGGCTCTGCCTCCAGTGACCTGCACATCTCCTACAGCATCACAGACTACTTCTGCCCCTTACTGGTCTATCACGACACCCCCTGGATACCCTCCCTGGAGCT CTGGAACGGTAATGAGTTTGTGGAGCAGGTGAGCGCTGACTTTGTGATGTTCGAAGTGAACGGCATGTATAACTACCAGTACCTCCAGTCGGTCGAGGATGCCAAGTGCGTCTCCCAGCCCCAGAACTGGACCTCTCTGCTGAGCCAGCAGCAATATCAACCTAACCCAAACACTGCCTGGACCAGGAAT AATTATAAGAGCTGCAAGGATTCTGATGGTCCGCCCCTCACTGACCCAGAAGCCCAGTATCAGGTCCTCAACATGGGCACAAGAAACAGAGTCTTGTTTCCCAACTACAACGGGATGTACGTGTTCAGAGTCATAGTGGTGGATCCTAGCTACAG CTACTGCATGCTGACCACTActttcagtgtgtatgtgtatggggCGTTCCCTCCTCACCCTCTGCCCTCTTGTGTGGCACTGGGCATCTTCCTGGCCATCTTTGTGGTCCTGCTGCTCATCGGCTTTTTCTTAAGCAAGCGGAATTACAAAAAATAG